The following proteins are co-located in the Camelina sativa cultivar DH55 chromosome 12, Cs, whole genome shotgun sequence genome:
- the LOC104729274 gene encoding F-box/kelch-repeat protein At4g39570-like yields the protein MYSPKRKRNTVTTTTKKPSLKKKKLSHSPPPTPIPSLPDDMLLSIFARVSRVYYPILSLVSKSFRSLIASPELYETRSLLGRTESCLYLCLQERNPDSNPLWFTHCLKPDRTLTKGTRKTKKTKKSRGNILIPIPVPNPPLAHWSGHASVGSDIYFFGGYIENENVPSSRVLVLDCRSHTLREAPSMKREMLHTFATVIDGKIYVAGGNQDEDTDSLYPIEIFDSKTQIWDHMPIPYWGQNWGGLSISACVEGKFCMVFGRMAMAYDLEECRLDFVDCQMARSWCWSCNCTIDNVLFRYGGAIRWYDTKQSLWKNVKGLKGLLPKFGKNVYVKLVDYGGKMAAFWASLVSPRKGKYKTIWCAVIALERPNSEEIWGKVEWYEAVLTVPVSYEFEHALAVIV from the coding sequence ATGTATTCCccgaagaggaagaggaatacggtgacgacgacgacgaagaaaccATCGCTTAAGAAAAAGAAGCTATCACATTCACCGCCGCCGACGCCGATTCCGTCACTTCCTGACGATATGTTATTGAGTATCTTCGCACGCGTCTCGAGAGTGTATTACCCGATTCTCTCTCTCGTATCCAAGAGCTTTCGATCTCTCATTGCATCACCTGAGCTTTACGAGACTCGGTCACTCTTAGGCCGGACCGAGAGCTGTCTCTATCTGTGTTTACAGGAGAGGAATCCTGATAGTAACCCTCTCTGGTTCACTCACTGCCTCAAACCTGATCGAACCCTAACTAAAGGCACCAGGAAGActaagaagacgaagaagtcaAGGGGCAACATTCTGATCCCAATCCCAGTTCCAAATCCTCCTCTTGCGCACTGGTCAGGTCACGCTTCCGTTGGTTCTGATATCTACTTCTTTGGCGGATACATTGAGAATGAGAATGTGCCTTCATCTAGAGTCTTGGTCCTAGACTGCCGGTCTCACACGTTGCGTGAAGCTCCAAGCATGAAGAGGGAAATGTTACACACTTTTGCTACCGTCATTGATGGAAAGATCTATGTAGCTGGAGGCAACCAAGACGAGGATACAGATTCCTTGTACCCGATCGAGATATTCGACTCAAAGACCCAAATTTGGGATCATATGCCCATTCCTTATTGGGGGCAAAACTGGGGTGGTCTATCAATAAGCGCATGTGTTGAAGGAAAGTTCTGCATGGTGTTTGGGAGGATGGCTATGGCTTATGATCTAGAGGAATGTAGATTGGACTTTGTCGATTGTCAGATGGCTCGGAGTTGGTGTTGGTCTTGTAATTGCACTATAGATAATGTTTTGTTCCGTTATGGTGGAGCTATCCGATGGTATGACACTAAGCAGAGTTTGTGGAAAAATGTGAAAGGTTTGAAAGGACTACTACCTAAGTTTGGCAAGAATGTCTATGTGAAGTTGGTGGATTATGGTGGAAAGATGGCTGCTTTTTGGGCCAGTCTTGTGTCTCCTCGTAAAGGTAAGTACAAGACAATTTGGTGCGCGGTGATTGCGCTTGAAAGGCCCAACAGTGAGGAGATTTGGGGGAAGGTCGAGTGGTATGAGGCAGTGCTTACAGTCCCCGTGTCATATGAATTCGAGCATGCTCTTGCTGTTATCGTTTGA